The following coding sequences are from one Lycium ferocissimum isolate CSIRO_LF1 chromosome 3, AGI_CSIRO_Lferr_CH_V1, whole genome shotgun sequence window:
- the LOC132051124 gene encoding uncharacterized protein LOC132051124: MPNSWKLCNNLAKEVGCYPKDILKMMNFPGLTKTQVASQLQKCRNNNWRALEERKSIRHPSDQVSSSGSQQKNSFRKFGQCLVFKQMFQSCNESNVTHIKSKVAQSFHFHMLIPIIFMLEESVQLSSSSIVLNFRFNPLPQHWQPIQ; encoded by the exons ATGCCAAATTCATGGAAGCTGTGCAACAACTTGGCGAAGGAA GTAGGATGTTATCCAAAAGACATTCTTAAGATGATGAATTTTCCTGGTCTTACCAAAACGCAAGTTGCAAGCCAGCTTCAG AAATGTCGTAACAACAACTGGAGAGCTCTAGAAGAGCGAAAATCTATTCGTCACCCATCAGATCAAGTATCCTCAAGTGGTTCTCAACAAAAAAATAGCTTTAGAAAATTTGGACAATGCCTCGTCTTCAAACAAATGTTCCAAAGCTGCAACGAAAGCAACGTAACCCATATCAAATCCAAAGTGGCCCAAAGTTTCCATTTTCACATGTTAATACCAATAATATTTATGCTAGAGGAGAGCGTTCAACTCAGTAGCAGCTCTATCGTTCTCAACTTCAGGTTCAACCCCCTACCTCAACATTGGCAACCCATTcaataa